In one Arachis duranensis cultivar V14167 chromosome 9, aradu.V14167.gnm2.J7QH, whole genome shotgun sequence genomic region, the following are encoded:
- the LOC107464860 gene encoding subtilisin-like protease SBT1.4 (The sequence of the model RefSeq protein was modified relative to this genomic sequence to represent the inferred CDS: added 57 bases not found in genome assembly) — MAFTRSFSSCFSSLLFLFCLLASFSSSTSDASSSDAPHTYIIHVSKSQKPSHFASPHHWYHSILRSLPSSVDQTTLLYTYNYALHGFSVRLTAAQAASLQRNPAILSVVPDQIRHPHTTHTPRFLGLAESFGIWPDSDYADDVIIGVLDTGIWPELRSFSDDGLSAVPSSWKGVCETGSDFPASSCNKKIIGARAFYKGYEAFREKPIDESTESKSARDTEGHGTHTASTAAGSVVSNASLFHYAQGEARGMATKARIAAYKICWSMGCFDSDILAAMDQAVADGVHVISLSVGANGYAPPYSHDSIAVGAFGAAQHGVLVSCSAGNSGPGPFTAVNIAPWILTVGASTVDREFPADVVLGDGSVFGGVSLYYGQELPDFKLPLVYASDCGNRLCYIGSLEPSKVQGKIVVCDRGVNARVEKGSAVKLAGGLGMILANTEENGEELLADAHLIPATMVGQTAGDKIKQYIKTSQSPTATIEFRGTVIGSSPSAPQVASFSSRGPNHLTPEILKPDVIAPGVNILAGWTGKIGPTDLEIDPRRVEFNIISGTSMSCPHASGIAALLRKAYPSFTPAAIKSALMTTAYNVDNSGGKIKDLGTGGESNPFIHGAGHVDPNRALNPGLVYDLDIDDYVAFLCSIGYDNKDIAVFVREATSSDICETKVARTGKLTSPGDLNYPSFAVEFGADHGEVKYKRVVTNVGSSVDAVYNVKVVAPPGVEVVVSPSKLVFSAENKTQAFEVTFTRGVGNTVSSSFGSIEWSDGSHSVRSPIAVRWREGLSSSI, encoded by the exons ATGGCTTTTACTCGTTCTTTCTCTTCatgtttctcttctcttctcttcctcttctgtCTCCTAGCTTCTTTCTCATCCTCCACTTCTGACGCATCATCATCCGACGCTCCACACACCTACATCATCCACGTGTCAAAATCACAGAAGCCATCTCACTTCGCCTCTCCCCACCACTGGTACCACTCTATCCTCCGTTCCCTCCCTTCCTCCGTTGACCAGACCACCCTCCTATACACCTACAACTACGCCCTCCATGGCTTCTCCGTTCGCCTAACCGCCGCGCAGGCCGCCTCCCTCCAGCGCAACCCAGCCATCCTCTCCGTCGTGCCGGACCAAATCCGCCACCCCCACACCACCCACACCCCTCGCTTCCTTGGCCTCGCCGAATCCTTCGGGATATGGCCAGATTCCGACTACGCCGACGACGTCATCATCGGAGTCCTCGACACGGGGATCTGGCCGGAGCTCCGAAGCTTCTCCGACGACGGCCTCTCCGCCGTCCCTTCCTCCTGGAAAGGCGTGTGCGAAACTGGTTCCGACTTTCCCGCTTCCTCATGCAACAAGAAGATCATAGGCGCCAGAGCCTTCTACAAAGGCTACGAGGCTTTCCGCGAGAAGCCCATCGATGAATCCACAGAATCCAAGTCTGCTAG GGACACTGAAGGCCATGGAACGCACACTGCTTCAACCGCCGCTGGTTCCGTCGTTTCTAATGCGAGCTTGTTCCACTATGCACAGGGCGAAGCCAGAGGTATGGCTACAAAGGCTAGAATTGCAGCATACAAGATCTGCTGGTCAATGGGGTGTTTTGATTCTGATATTCTTGCTGCCATGGATCAAGCTGTTGCTGATGGAGTCCATGTAATTTCCCTCTCTGTTGGTGCAAACGGTTATGCGCCACCGTACTCTCATGATTCGATCGCCGTTGGTGCGTTCGGTGCAGCGCAGCACGGCGTTCTTGTTTCTTGTTCTGCCGGCAATTCCGGTCCCGGTCCGTTCACTGCCGTGAACATTGCTCCCTGGATTTTGACCGTTGGCGCTTCTAC GGTTTCTTTGTACTACGGCCAAGAGTTGCCTGATTTTAAGCTTCCTTTGGTTTATGCCTCGGATTGTGGAAACAGGCTGTGCTACATTGGGTCTCTAGAACCTTCCAAGGTTCAAGGAAAAATAGTTGTTTGTGACAGGGGAGTGAATGCTAGAGTTGAGAAAGGTAGTGCGGTGAAGCTTGCTGGTGGGTTGGGAATGATATTAGCCAACACTGAAGAGAATGGTGAGGAGCTTCTCGCGGATGCACATCTTATTCCGGCAACCATGGTGGGTCAAACCGCAGGAGACAAGATCAAGCAATACATAAAAACAAGCCAATCTCCAACTGCAACAATAGAGTTCAGAGGCACTGTCATTGGTTCTTCACCTTCTGCTCCACAAGTTGCTTCATTCTCTAGCCGCGGACCGAACCATCTCACGCCGGAGATTCTTAAGCCGGATGTTATAGCCCCTGGTGTTAACATTTTGGCAGGGTGGACTGGGAAGATAGGACCTACTGATTTAGAAATTGATCCTAGACGAGTCGAATTCAACATTATTTCGGGTACTTCTATGTCTTGCCCCCATGCTAGTGGCATCGCTGCATTGCTTAGGAAGGCATATCCATCTTTTACACCTGCTGCTATAAAATCTGCTTTGATGACAACCGCTTATAATGTCGATAACTCGGGGGGTAAAATTAAGGATCTTGGAACTGGTGGAGAGTCAAACCCTTTCATTCATGGTGCTGGACATGTTGATCCAAACAGGGCACTCAATCCTGGTTTGGTTTATGATTTGGACATTGATGACTACGTTGCATTCCTATGCTCAATTGGGTATGACAATAAGGATATTGCTGTTTTTGTTAGGGAGGCTACTAGTTCAGACATTTGCGAAACTAAAGTAGCTAGGACTGGTAAGTTAACTAGTCCCGGTGATCTGAATTACCCGTCTTTCGCGGTTGAGTTTGGTGCGGATCATGGCGAGGTTAAGTACAAACGGGTTGTTACTAACGTGGGGAGTTCGGTTGATGCTGTTTACAATGTGAAAGTTGTTGCTCCTCCTGGTGTCGAAGTTGTAGTGTCACCAAGCAAGCTTGTGTTTAGTGCTGAAAACAAGACACAAGCATTTGAGGTAACGTTTACTAGAGGGGTTGGGAATACGGTTTCTTCAAGTTTTGGGTCCATTGAGTGGAGTGATGGAAGCCACAGTGTGAGGAGCCCGATTGCTGTAAGATGGAGAGAAGGACTCTCATCATCCATTTGA
- the LOC107464869 gene encoding uncharacterized protein LOC107464869 yields the protein MFPSISSFSFSLLFLLKSRSSGNRDSGIMSTTTMATAVGAAALLYYTLNRRLQSHEIDKDEDHNGNDSQDVVPLGIERVSHRLIQAPATWLETISTLSETLRFTYSETLAKWPIGDLAFGINFLMKKQGKYHVESVFADKDSLQLKGSDITAELKHLLTLLTLCWHFSKKPFPLFLKETGYNDENVLFQEPKAGILKPAFTIIVDHEMRCFLLLIRGTHSIKDTLTAVTGSVVPFHHSVVHQGGVSDLVLGYAHGGMLAAARWIAKLSTPCLLEALSRYPSYNVKIVGHSLGGGTAALLTYILREQKALSTTTCVAFAPAACMTWELAESGNDFITSVINEADLVPTFSAASADDLRSEVMASAWINDLRTQIQQTRIISTVCRSASALGSRLPSIAAARSKVAGAGAMLQPVSNGTQVVMRRAKSMAQAAWMRPSLNLSSWSCIGPRRRAISHSTSNDEANSPTCSTSNNEESLDQPLYNTKKGVNSENMNIPVSSSIEEWYSEIGCADERSMIDERHADHPSDILEDGRYVDHVNEVLLWHELEHQLYESSNTEEGNVVKEIREEETEITEVSGAQTQSSTSEMKEVHRFFPPGKIMHIVTLHCNASDNENNSSQTSTSSDGREPDETKIGIFQTPRSLYSKIRLSQTMIADHFMPVYRKQIERLIQEVEEEEEEE from the exons ATGTTTCCTTCAATCTCttcgttttctttttcccttttgtttCTTCTGAAGTCACGTTCGTCAG GAAATAGGGATAGTGGAATCATGTCAACTACAACTATGGCTACTGCAGTGGGTGCAGCTGCTCTTTTGTACTACACATTGAATAGGAGATTGCAGTCTCATGAAATAGACAAAGATGAAGATCACAATGGCAATGATTCGCAGGATGTTGTGCCTTTGGGTATCGAACGTGTTTCCCATAGATTAATCCAAGCCCCTGCAACATGGTTAGAGACGATCTCGACGTTGTCGGAGACTCTCAGGTTTACATATTCGGAGACGCTTGCTAAATGGCCTATTGGAGATTTGGCATTTGGTATCAACTTTCTAATGAAGAAGCAG GGAAAGTACCATGTTGAAAGTGTCTTTGCTGATAAGGACAGTTTACAACTGAAAGGATCTGATATTACTGCTGAACTTAAGCATCTCTTAACCTTGTTGACTCTGTGTtggcatttttcaaaaaagccCTTCCCTTTGTTCTTGAAAGAAACTGGCTACAATGATGAAAATGTTCTTTTTCAGGAACCAAAAGCAGGA ATTTTGAAACCGGCTTTTACAATAATAGTTGATCATGAGATGAGATGTTTCCTATTATTAATTCGGGGAACACACAGTATCAAGGATACTCTAACAGCTGTTACAGGATCTGTGGTACCCTTTCATCATAGTGTAGTTCATCAGGGAGGTGTTAGTGATCTGGTATTAGGTTATGCGCATGGTGGAATGCTTGCAGCTGCTCGATGGATTGCAAAGCTATCAACTCCATGTCTGCTTGAGGCACTTAGTCGTTACCCTTCCTATAATGTTAAG ATTGTTGGGCACTCCTTGGGTGGTGGCACAGCAGCACTTCTAACTTATATTCTAAGAGAGCAAAAGGCACTGTCTACTACTACATGTGTTGCATTTGCTCCAG CTGCTTGTATGACGTGGGAGTTGGCAGAGTCCGGCAATGATTTTATCACTTCTGTTATAAATGAGGCAGACTTAGTGCCTACATTCTCAGCTGCTTCCGCAGATGACTTGCGTTCTGAG GTTATGGCGTCAGCATGGATAAATGACTTGAGGACTCAAATTCAGCAAACAAGAATAATCAGCACTGTCTGTCGATCTGCTTCAGCACTGGGTTCTCGTCTGCCATCCATTGCTGCTGCTAGATCAAAGGTTGCAGGGGCTGGCGCAATGTTGCAACCTGTTTCTAATGGCACCCAG GTGGTTATGAGGAGGGCCAAAAGTATGGCTCAGGCAGCATGGATGCGTCCAAGTCTTAACCTGTCCTCTTGGTCTTGCATAGGGCCTCGTCGTCGAGCGATTTCTCATTCAACCTCCAATGATGAAGCAAACTCCCCCACATGTTCAACCTCTAACAATGAAGAAAGTTTGGATCAACCTCTTTATAATACCAAGAAAGGGGTGAATTCCGAGAATATGAACATACCTGTATCTTCGTCTATAGAGGAATGGTATTCCGAAATAGGATGTGCCGATGAAAGGAGTATGATTGATGAGAGACATGCTGATCATCCCAGTGACATTTTGGAAGACGGCCGATATGTGGACCACGTGAATGAAGTGTTATTGTGGCATGAGCTGGAGCATCAGTTGTATGAAAGCTCCAACACTGAAGAGGGTAATGTAGTAAAGGAGATAAGGGAAGAAGAAACAGAAATAACAGAGGTTTCTGGTGCGCAAACCCAGAGCTCTACTTCAGAAATGAAGGAAGTTCACAGGTTTTTCCCTCCTGGAAAGATAATGCACATAGTTACACTTCACTGCAATGCTTCTGATAATGAAAACAATAGTAGCCAAACCTCGACGAGTTCGGATGGTCGCGAGCCAGATGAGACAAAGATTGGGATATTTCAAACTCCAAGGTCTTTATATAGCAAAATTAGACTCTCACAAACCATGATCGCTGACCACTTCATGCCGGTTTATAGAAAGCAGATCGAAAGACTGATTCAAGAagtggaggaagaggaggaggaggaataA